From Coffea arabica cultivar ET-39 chromosome 2e, Coffea Arabica ET-39 HiFi, whole genome shotgun sequence, the proteins below share one genomic window:
- the LOC113728980 gene encoding uncharacterized protein → MKKKYQGNVKAKWVQLQGFHIEFETLHIKSGESVTNFFARTMTIADKMRIYGEKLEDVTILEKVLRSVTPKFNFVVCSIEESKDNDTLSIDELQRSLLVHEQKINQQE, encoded by the coding sequence ATGAAGAAGAAGTATCAAGGGAATGTGAAGGCAAAGTGGGTGCAGCTTCAAGGATTTCACATTGAATTTGAGACTTTACACATAAAGTCAGGTGAGTCAGTTACAAATTTCTTTGCAAGAACAATGACAATCGCCGACAAGATGAGGATCTATGGAGAGAAATTGGAGGATGTCACCATTCTCGAGAAGGTTCTTCGATCGGTGAcaccaaaatttaattttgttgtttgctCTATAGAAGAATCGAAAGATAATGATACACTTTCAATTGATGAGTTGCAGAGATCTTTGCTGGTTCATGAGCAAAAAATTAACCAACAAGAGTAA